In the Streptomyces sp. f51 genome, one interval contains:
- a CDS encoding dipeptidase produces MPPKELRAQVRELMGRAQEDLRDLVAHRSVADPRQYPVEECESAAALVARLFTEAGVPGTRLLDTPDGSKAVFGHLPAAPGFPTVLLYSHYDVQPPLDEPAWTTPVWTLTERADGRWYGRGAADCKGNIVMQLTALRALGDLTRLGVGVKVISEGAEEQSTGGLATLIRENPKLLYADTVLVCDTGNSEAGVPTATTDLRGVVHATVTVRSLAGPVHSGSFGGPAPDPLNALIAMLATLHDAEGNTTVDGLDNAGRWQGAEYPAERYRRDIAVREGVRLVGDGSVADMLWARPALTVVGIDCPPVVGSAPAVLGEVTAKLNLRIPYGTEPDAAWEALRAHLEHAAPWEVEVDTVRLSSSRPFRARTDGPAYAALAEALREAFGRELTTAGQGGSIPTCDALQETFPDAEIALIGVEEPQCLIHAPDESVDPQEIERMALALALFLESTGERP; encoded by the coding sequence ATGCCGCCCAAGGAGTTACGCGCACAGGTGCGCGAACTGATGGGCCGGGCGCAGGAGGACCTGCGGGACCTGGTCGCGCACCGGTCCGTCGCCGACCCCCGGCAGTACCCGGTGGAGGAGTGCGAGAGTGCCGCCGCCCTGGTCGCCCGGCTGTTCACCGAGGCCGGCGTCCCCGGGACCCGGCTGCTGGACACCCCGGACGGCAGCAAGGCCGTGTTCGGCCATCTCCCGGCCGCCCCCGGCTTCCCGACCGTCCTCCTCTACAGCCACTACGACGTCCAGCCACCGCTCGACGAACCCGCCTGGACCACCCCGGTCTGGACCCTGACCGAGCGTGCCGACGGCCGCTGGTACGGGCGCGGGGCCGCCGACTGCAAGGGCAACATCGTCATGCAGCTCACCGCGCTGCGGGCGCTCGGCGACCTGACCCGGCTCGGGGTGGGCGTCAAGGTCATCTCGGAGGGCGCCGAGGAGCAGAGCACCGGCGGGCTCGCCACACTGATCCGGGAGAACCCCAAGCTCCTGTACGCCGACACCGTCCTGGTCTGCGACACGGGCAACTCCGAGGCGGGCGTGCCCACGGCGACCACCGACCTGCGGGGCGTCGTGCACGCCACCGTCACCGTGCGCTCACTGGCCGGGCCGGTGCACTCCGGGTCCTTCGGCGGCCCGGCCCCCGACCCGCTCAACGCGCTGATCGCGATGCTCGCCACCCTGCACGACGCCGAGGGCAACACCACCGTGGACGGCCTCGACAACGCCGGGCGCTGGCAGGGCGCGGAGTATCCCGCCGAGCGCTACCGCCGTGACATCGCGGTGCGCGAGGGCGTCCGTCTGGTCGGCGACGGCAGTGTGGCGGACATGCTGTGGGCCAGGCCCGCGCTGACCGTGGTCGGCATCGACTGCCCGCCGGTGGTCGGTTCGGCGCCCGCCGTGCTCGGCGAGGTGACCGCCAAGCTCAATCTGCGCATCCCCTACGGAACCGAACCCGACGCCGCCTGGGAGGCGCTCAGGGCGCACCTGGAGCACGCGGCCCCCTGGGAGGTCGAGGTGGACACCGTCCGGCTCTCCTCCAGCCGCCCCTTCCGGGCCCGCACCGACGGCCCGGCCTACGCGGCGCTGGCGGAGGCGCTGCGGGAGGCGTTCGGGCGGGAGCTGACGACGGCGGGGCAGGGCGGTTCGATCCCCACCTGCGACGCGTTGCAGGAGACCTTCCCCGACGCGGAGATCGCGCTGATCGGCGTCGAGGAGCCCCAGTGCCTCATCCACGCGCCCGACGAGAGCGTGGACCCCCAGGAGATCGAACGCATGGCGCTCGCCCTCGCGCTCTTCCTGGAGTCCACGGGAGAGCGGCCGTGA
- a CDS encoding ATP-grasp domain-containing protein has protein sequence MPGQSYGAHVPHLLLICPRHDVLGKFVGLPVALTVVHRPGGDRELEESLALAVVDADFTDPDALLAVAREVHVRRPVDAVLGLTELSLRPASVVAKALGARGNSPATLALTQDKAAMRARLADLGLGTVAHRVCADAGEARELLRRCPAGVILKPVDGNGGTGVHLVRTEEEVDRAWAWTSGARTGFAWPQGESASRVLAEEFLTGQEFSVESLSAAGRHRVLAVTLKHTSGAPHFVETGHDLPAPLPPGPYQRIVGAALDALGAVGYAWGPCHTEVMLSEDGERATVVEINARQGGDQIWELVHHVTGVDMLQGAVLALAHGVLPGQATGHAGGASIRYLTPRPGRVTEVTGRAEALAMEGVIRIGELPAVGAELVALGDSWNRAGHVVAAGPDPKAAADAADAAAARIVVRTDGEPTR, from the coding sequence ATGCCGGGCCAGTCGTACGGGGCCCACGTACCCCACCTCCTGCTCATCTGTCCCCGCCACGACGTCCTGGGCAAGTTCGTCGGCCTGCCTGTCGCCCTCACCGTGGTCCACCGCCCCGGCGGGGACCGGGAGTTGGAGGAATCCCTCGCCCTCGCGGTGGTCGACGCCGACTTCACCGACCCCGACGCCCTGCTCGCCGTCGCCCGCGAGGTGCACGTCCGGCGCCCCGTGGACGCGGTGCTCGGGCTCACCGAGCTCTCGCTGCGCCCCGCGAGCGTGGTGGCGAAGGCACTGGGCGCGCGTGGCAACTCACCCGCCACGCTCGCCCTGACCCAGGACAAGGCCGCCATGCGCGCCCGTCTGGCCGACCTGGGCCTGGGCACGGTGGCCCACCGGGTGTGCGCCGACGCGGGCGAGGCCCGCGAGCTGCTCCGCCGCTGTCCGGCCGGTGTGATCCTCAAGCCGGTCGACGGCAACGGCGGCACCGGCGTCCATCTCGTGCGTACGGAGGAGGAGGTGGACCGGGCCTGGGCCTGGACCAGCGGTGCCAGGACCGGCTTCGCCTGGCCGCAGGGCGAGTCGGCCTCCCGGGTGCTGGCCGAGGAGTTCCTGACCGGCCAGGAGTTCAGCGTCGAGTCGCTGTCCGCCGCCGGGCGCCACCGGGTTCTCGCGGTCACCCTCAAACACACCTCGGGCGCACCGCACTTCGTGGAGACCGGGCACGACCTGCCCGCTCCGCTCCCGCCCGGCCCGTACCAAAGGATCGTCGGGGCGGCGCTGGACGCCCTGGGCGCCGTCGGCTACGCCTGGGGTCCCTGTCACACCGAGGTCATGCTCTCCGAGGACGGCGAGCGCGCCACCGTGGTCGAGATCAACGCCCGGCAGGGCGGCGACCAGATCTGGGAGCTGGTCCACCACGTCACCGGCGTCGACATGCTCCAGGGCGCCGTCCTCGCCCTCGCCCACGGCGTCCTGCCGGGGCAGGCCACGGGCCACGCGGGCGGCGCCTCGATCCGCTACCTCACCCCCCGGCCCGGCCGGGTCACCGAGGTGACGGGCCGGGCCGAGGCCCTGGCCATGGAGGGCGTCATCCGCATCGGCGAACTGCCCGCCGTGGGAGCCGAACTGGTCGCGCTCGGCGACTCCTGGAACCGGGCCGGGCACGTCGTCGCCGCGGGCCCCGACCCCAAGGCCGCCGCCGACGCGGCCGACGCCGCGGCCGCCCGGATCGTCGTCCGTACCGACGGGGAGCCCACCCGATGA
- a CDS encoding ATP-grasp domain-containing protein encodes MKSTGRRHVIVVDGYHIRDGDDRGFASAFRARGVEPVTVMSTPRPLAKFVKKNIWYPDDFEAVHYFDGDFEAMVKIVESYDPVGIVTGNESGVEFAARLVERLMPQFQNVPGTAKYQRHKGEMARALERAGVPGPRTLSTADPAEAAAWIESNGLTGRPIILKPPHSAGTDNVHFVPAGGEWLGHFTHILGRVNGFELRNDTVIVQEFLEGPEYIVDLYSVDGRHGLVDTCVYAKHDRGPRYGIYDVADFLAPDHPDVAVLAPYVMRAADAVGIRNGSTHAEAIMTPDGPRLVELAARYSGSCMMISGSLATGDNQIERTVRHVLDGEFVPSFELVREVRTLWLCSDLAGPVHHMEILEAIADLPTTHSMAIPPEGRDMPLTNDVTTSLGWVIQGADDWDAIEKDSARIRELESAWNAARAKDAAGERGTA; translated from the coding sequence ATGAAGTCCACTGGGCGGCGGCACGTGATCGTCGTAGACGGCTACCACATCAGGGACGGCGACGACCGGGGCTTCGCCAGCGCCTTCCGGGCCAGGGGCGTGGAGCCGGTCACCGTCATGAGCACCCCACGGCCCCTCGCGAAATTCGTCAAGAAGAACATCTGGTACCCCGACGACTTCGAGGCCGTCCATTATTTCGACGGCGACTTCGAAGCAATGGTAAAGATTGTGGAATCCTATGACCCGGTGGGGATCGTCACCGGCAACGAGAGCGGTGTCGAATTCGCCGCGCGACTCGTGGAACGCCTGATGCCACAGTTCCAGAACGTACCCGGCACCGCCAAATACCAGCGCCACAAAGGGGAGATGGCACGCGCCCTGGAGCGCGCCGGAGTACCCGGTCCGCGCACCCTGTCGACCGCCGACCCCGCCGAGGCCGCGGCCTGGATCGAGTCCAACGGGCTCACCGGCCGGCCGATCATCCTGAAGCCGCCGCACAGCGCCGGGACGGACAACGTGCACTTCGTGCCGGCCGGCGGCGAGTGGCTCGGCCACTTCACCCACATCCTCGGCCGGGTCAACGGGTTCGAGCTGCGCAACGACACCGTGATCGTGCAGGAGTTCCTGGAGGGGCCCGAGTACATCGTCGACCTGTACTCGGTGGACGGGCGGCACGGACTGGTCGACACCTGCGTCTACGCCAAGCACGACCGGGGCCCCCGCTACGGCATCTACGACGTCGCCGACTTCCTGGCCCCCGACCACCCCGACGTGGCCGTCCTCGCCCCGTACGTGATGCGCGCGGCCGACGCCGTCGGCATCCGCAACGGCTCCACCCACGCCGAGGCGATCATGACACCGGACGGGCCGCGCCTGGTGGAGCTGGCCGCCCGCTACTCGGGCAGCTGCATGATGATCTCCGGGTCCCTGGCCACCGGCGACAACCAGATCGAGCGCACCGTACGGCACGTCCTCGACGGGGAGTTCGTGCCGTCGTTCGAACTCGTCAGAGAGGTCCGCACCCTCTGGCTCTGCTCGGACCTGGCGGGCCCCGTGCACCACATGGAGATCCTGGAGGCGATCGCCGACCTCCCCACGACCCACTCCATGGCGATCCCGCCCGAGGGCCGGGACATGCCGCTCACCAACGACGTGACCACCAGCCTGGGCTGGGTCATCCAGGGCGCGGACGACTGGGACGCCATCGAGAAGGACTCGGCCCGCATCCGCGAGCTGGAGAGCGCGTGGAACGCGGCCCGGGCCAAGGACGCGGCCGGCGAACGGGGGACCGCCTGA
- a CDS encoding MFS transporter — MTSEKGDGVTLAGNSGARAERDPGARSGRFLAGRGPAYVVILGRFTTNIGFFMVVPFLAVHLTKDEGLSSFQTGLLFAVMEFTRRGLGIPSGWVSDRFGAARILTLGLAVEAGAYVVFTVAGGSFAFWGAAVALLGVGGSLNNNGARSVLASSRSGGVAANLSRYYVSINGAALIGPLIGTALMAAGAMKAGFLIAAALHLGFAVTSAVLLRGLHATNAAPIRPAAMAEALRDRPLMIFCSLAVGGWFLITQYRVALPLTVVHQKLSSDLVGVFTAGNAVVVMLTVWLIGARVERRSTIGRLDLFTASGVLLGGGWLLCAVDGISPVVAAVIVTSIGESLFCGVVDAVVAGLATEGRTGLYLGYSTMAWGVGGMLGGFVGGGFDLAAGHGALTLFWLVLALVGIGYGAGTRVVRRSLAEAVDRRRAAGAAQDGTPSPSPSPSG; from the coding sequence ATGACCTCCGAGAAGGGAGACGGCGTGACGCTCGCCGGGAACTCCGGGGCACGGGCGGAGCGCGACCCCGGGGCGCGCTCCGGCCGGTTCCTCGCGGGCCGGGGTCCGGCGTACGTCGTCATCCTCGGCCGCTTCACCACCAACATCGGCTTCTTCATGGTCGTGCCGTTCCTCGCGGTGCACCTGACCAAGGACGAGGGGCTGAGCAGTTTCCAGACCGGTCTGCTGTTCGCCGTCATGGAGTTCACCCGGCGCGGGCTCGGCATCCCGTCCGGCTGGGTCAGCGACCGCTTCGGCGCCGCCCGGATCCTGACCCTGGGTCTCGCCGTCGAGGCGGGCGCCTACGTCGTGTTCACCGTGGCCGGCGGCAGCTTCGCCTTCTGGGGCGCGGCCGTCGCGCTGCTGGGCGTCGGCGGCTCCCTCAACAACAACGGCGCCCGCAGTGTCCTCGCCTCCAGCAGGTCCGGCGGGGTCGCGGCCAACCTCAGCCGCTACTACGTGTCGATCAACGGGGCCGCCCTGATCGGCCCGTTGATCGGCACCGCGCTGATGGCGGCCGGCGCGATGAAGGCGGGCTTCCTGATCGCGGCCGCGCTGCACCTGGGGTTCGCCGTGACCTCCGCGGTGCTGCTGCGCGGGCTGCACGCCACGAACGCGGCTCCCATCAGGCCCGCCGCCATGGCCGAGGCGCTGCGCGACCGCCCGCTGATGATCTTCTGCTCACTGGCGGTGGGCGGCTGGTTCCTCATCACCCAGTACCGGGTCGCGCTGCCGCTGACCGTCGTCCACCAGAAGCTCTCCTCCGACCTGGTCGGTGTGTTCACCGCGGGCAACGCCGTCGTGGTGATGCTGACCGTGTGGCTGATCGGCGCACGCGTCGAGAGACGCTCCACGATCGGCCGCCTCGACCTGTTCACGGCGTCCGGGGTGCTGCTCGGCGGCGGCTGGCTGCTGTGCGCGGTCGACGGGATCAGCCCGGTCGTCGCCGCCGTGATCGTCACCTCGATCGGCGAGTCGCTCTTCTGCGGCGTGGTCGACGCGGTCGTCGCGGGTCTCGCCACCGAGGGCCGCACCGGCCTGTATCTGGGCTATTCCACGATGGCCTGGGGCGTCGGCGGCATGTTGGGCGGCTTCGTCGGTGGCGGCTTCGACCTGGCGGCCGGCCATGGCGCGCTGACGCTGTTCTGGCTGGTGCTGGCCCTCGTGGGGATCGGGTACGGGGCGGGCACCCGCGTGGTGCGCCGCTCGCTGGCCGAGGCGGTGGACCGGCGCCGCGCCGCGGGGGCCGCCCAGGACGGCACACCCTCCCCGTCCCCCTCACCGTCCGGCTGA
- a CDS encoding class I SAM-dependent methyltransferase, with the protein MTELTEHQVAFTEADMADHLSRLGRAAPDLHACVDPERARAWARLLAGATDFRDDFGDDGAGGRGSSYIRAQARNLTARARGIHHLLSLVPARSDRRPAVVVDVLGGDGLVRRVAKARRLTGLSVLTCDASPYMVRAAWAAHCPALVQRADRLLMRGGSVDAVLVAYGSHHIAAEDRAELVHEAHRVLRPGGVLLLHDFLVGSPMDTWFRDVVDPYSRTGHDYDHFTREELRGYLTKAGFASGEVTEMADPYVATAATAREAELELGRYLLDMYGLTGIERSHAGDAARHTVELAGTVFRDKRADGSLEALSLEYDPSVREWTCTVPRTAVLAIGRKAG; encoded by the coding sequence GTGACGGAGCTGACGGAACATCAGGTCGCTTTCACCGAGGCCGACATGGCGGATCACCTGAGCCGGCTCGGCCGGGCGGCCCCCGATCTGCACGCGTGCGTCGACCCGGAGCGGGCGCGGGCCTGGGCCCGGCTGCTGGCCGGGGCCACCGACTTCAGGGACGACTTCGGCGACGACGGAGCCGGCGGCCGGGGTTCCTCGTACATCCGCGCGCAGGCCCGCAACCTCACCGCACGCGCCCGGGGCATCCACCATCTGCTCTCCCTGGTGCCGGCCAGGAGCGACCGCAGGCCCGCAGTCGTCGTGGACGTGCTCGGCGGCGACGGACTGGTCCGCAGGGTCGCGAAGGCCCGGCGCCTGACCGGCCTGTCCGTGCTGACCTGCGACGCCTCGCCCTACATGGTGCGTGCCGCCTGGGCGGCCCACTGTCCGGCGCTGGTGCAGCGCGCCGACCGGCTGCTCATGCGCGGCGGCAGCGTCGACGCGGTCCTCGTCGCCTACGGGTCGCACCACATCGCCGCCGAGGACCGCGCCGAACTCGTCCACGAGGCGCACCGGGTGCTGCGGCCGGGCGGGGTGCTGCTGCTCCACGACTTCCTCGTCGGCTCGCCGATGGACACCTGGTTCCGGGACGTGGTCGACCCGTACTCACGGACCGGGCACGATTACGACCACTTCACCCGGGAGGAGTTGCGGGGCTATCTGACGAAGGCGGGCTTCGCGTCGGGTGAGGTGACCGAGATGGCCGATCCGTACGTCGCGACCGCGGCCACGGCCCGGGAGGCCGAACTGGAGCTGGGGCGCTACCTGTTGGACATGTACGGGCTCACCGGGATCGAACGCAGCCACGCGGGGGACGCCGCCCGCCACACCGTGGAGCTGGCCGGGACGGTCTTCCGCGACAAGCGCGCGGACGGCTCCCTGGAGGCGCTCTCGCTGGAGTACGACCCGTCGGTGCGCGAGTGGACCTGCACCGTACCGAGGACGGCGGTCCTCGCGATCGGCCGGAAGGCCGGCTGA
- a CDS encoding N(5)-(carboxyethyl)ornithine synthase: MSLMSLGVLASSRKENEFRLPLHPGHLDRIAPDVRERIFLETGYGRRFGVTDDALRPLVAGLRSREELVAECDILLLPKPLHEDVAELREGQVLWGWPHCVQDEKMTQIGIDRRLTLIAWEAMNHWTSTGAFSVHVFHKNNELAGYCSVLHALQLGGLTGSYGRRLRAVVISFGATARGAVTGLGAMGVSDVTVLTQREAAAVASPMPSVVMGHFEEQPGDPSRLQASTPAGPVPLAEYLAGFDIVVNCILQDTDAPLTFVTEEELSRFRPGTFFIDVACDEGMGFAWARPTTFGEPMPTVGAGCHYYAVDHSPSHLWNSATWEISEALLPYLRKVMSGPAAWDADITVRKAIEIRDGVVQNPKILSFQHRAALYPHAPRIPADTLRQAV, encoded by the coding sequence ATGAGTCTGATGAGTCTCGGAGTACTGGCCTCCTCCCGCAAGGAGAACGAGTTCCGGTTGCCGCTGCACCCCGGCCACCTCGACCGGATCGCCCCTGACGTGCGCGAGAGGATCTTCCTCGAAACGGGCTACGGCCGGCGCTTCGGCGTCACCGACGACGCGCTGCGGCCCCTCGTGGCCGGATTGCGCTCCCGCGAGGAACTCGTCGCCGAGTGCGACATCCTGCTGCTGCCCAAACCCCTGCACGAGGACGTCGCCGAGCTGCGCGAGGGCCAGGTCCTCTGGGGATGGCCGCACTGCGTGCAGGACGAGAAGATGACCCAGATCGGCATCGACAGACGGCTGACGCTGATCGCCTGGGAAGCCATGAACCACTGGACCTCCACGGGCGCCTTCAGCGTCCACGTGTTCCACAAGAACAACGAACTCGCGGGCTACTGCTCGGTGCTGCACGCCCTGCAACTCGGGGGGCTGACCGGCAGCTACGGACGCCGGCTCCGCGCGGTGGTCATCAGTTTCGGTGCCACGGCACGCGGAGCGGTCACGGGCCTGGGCGCCATGGGGGTCTCCGACGTCACGGTGCTCACCCAGCGCGAGGCCGCGGCGGTGGCCTCGCCGATGCCCTCGGTCGTGATGGGCCACTTCGAGGAGCAGCCGGGCGACCCCTCACGTCTCCAGGCCTCCACTCCGGCCGGACCCGTACCGCTCGCGGAGTACCTGGCCGGGTTCGACATCGTCGTCAACTGCATCCTCCAGGACACCGACGCGCCGCTCACGTTCGTCACCGAGGAGGAGCTCTCCCGGTTCCGGCCGGGCACGTTCTTCATCGACGTCGCCTGCGACGAGGGCATGGGCTTCGCCTGGGCCCGCCCGACCACGTTCGGCGAGCCCATGCCCACCGTCGGCGCGGGCTGCCACTACTACGCGGTGGATCACAGCCCGTCCCACCTGTGGAACTCCGCCACCTGGGAGATCAGCGAGGCGCTCCTCCCCTACCTGCGCAAGGTCATGAGCGGCCCCGCCGCCTGGGACGCCGACATCACGGTCCGCAAGGCCATCGAGATCCGTGACGGGGTCGTCCAGAACCCGAAGATCCTCTCCTTCCAGCACCGCGCCGCCCTCTACCCGCACGCCCCGCGGATTCCGGCGGACACGCTGAGGCAGGCGGTCTAG
- a CDS encoding GNAT family N-acetyltransferase, with amino-acid sequence MDILRDLLDAAARGVFPPADGATTIVPAPSHRDAGVLSLTGHSVVFTDEDPVWVRSALRAAGSDPLAAPLSPRFLTALMDRTGRAHDTVDALLVGTPLPGGAPPGLVELADPEHPRVAYARERRDEVRAWAADGGVLVLGRGVAGRLEVSVEVADGVRRRGLGRLLVTAARHLAAEPVWAQVSPGNARSVRAFLAAGYRPVGAEALLLPG; translated from the coding sequence ATGGACATCTTGCGGGACCTTCTCGACGCGGCCGCGCGCGGTGTCTTCCCGCCGGCCGACGGCGCCACCACGATCGTCCCGGCGCCCTCGCACCGGGACGCGGGGGTCCTCTCCCTCACCGGGCACTCGGTCGTCTTCACGGACGAGGACCCGGTGTGGGTGCGGTCCGCGCTGCGGGCGGCCGGCAGCGACCCCCTCGCCGCCCCGCTCAGCCCCCGTTTCCTCACGGCCCTGATGGACCGCACGGGCCGCGCCCACGACACGGTGGACGCGCTGCTGGTGGGCACACCCCTGCCCGGCGGGGCGCCGCCCGGCCTGGTGGAGCTCGCCGATCCGGAGCACCCGCGCGTCGCGTACGCGCGCGAGCGCCGCGACGAGGTGCGCGCCTGGGCCGCGGACGGCGGTGTGCTGGTGCTGGGCCGTGGCGTGGCCGGCCGGCTGGAGGTCTCGGTCGAGGTGGCGGACGGGGTACGGCGCCGGGGCCTTGGCCGGCTGCTGGTGACCGCCGCCCGGCACCTCGCGGCGGAGCCGGTGTGGGCGCAGGTGTCGCCGGGCAACGCCCGCAGTGTGCGGGCGTTCCTGGCGGCGGGCTATCGGCCGGTGGGGGCGGAGGCGCTGCTGCTGCCCGGCTGA
- a CDS encoding glycoside hydrolase family 25 protein produces the protein MLRGIDVSAYQPSAYGTAGLSFVFVKATEGHSYVNPKLTAQVRTARDADCVVGFYHFLWPGDITAQAEYFVAKASERAGDLLAVDWETTGDGTHASNAEKDRFIRKVKELRPDNRVVLYTNRDFWLNIDTTSYAGDGLWIADYVSAGEPRIQAKWRFHQYTADPVDRDVADFGSKAALRAWANSA, from the coding sequence ATGCTGCGAGGCATCGACGTCAGCGCCTACCAGCCGTCCGCGTACGGCACCGCCGGGCTCTCCTTCGTCTTCGTCAAGGCGACGGAGGGCCATTCGTACGTCAACCCGAAACTCACCGCGCAGGTGAGGACCGCCCGCGATGCGGACTGCGTCGTGGGCTTCTACCACTTCCTGTGGCCCGGGGACATCACCGCCCAGGCCGAGTACTTCGTCGCAAAGGCCTCCGAGCGGGCGGGTGACCTGCTCGCCGTCGACTGGGAGACCACCGGCGACGGCACCCACGCGAGCAACGCGGAGAAGGACCGCTTCATCCGGAAGGTGAAGGAGCTGCGCCCCGACAACCGCGTGGTGCTCTACACGAACCGGGACTTCTGGCTGAACATCGACACCACCTCGTACGCCGGCGACGGTCTGTGGATCGCCGACTACGTGAGCGCGGGCGAGCCCCGTATCCAGGCGAAGTGGCGCTTCCACCAGTACACCGCCGATCCGGTGGACCGGGACGTCGCGGACTTCGGCAGCAAGGCCGCGCTCCGCGCGTGGGCGAACAGCGCCTAG
- a CDS encoding M14 family metallopeptidase translates to MADTFPPDYARARAAFLAAAEEAGARRRTFTLPGHLGPDGGALHVDTAVLGPRDPAKLLVTVSGTHGIEGFCGSACQTGVLLREGVAKDAAGAGTGVLLVHALNPYGFAHLRRVNEDNIDLNRNFVDHGAPPHNDAYDAVHRTLVPDEAAAFAPGELVADLTALRDRLGPQRLQQAVTRGQYRHPDGLFYGGDAPAWSRRVFETVVAEQIAGAGHVAYVDLHTGLGERGAGEPIFRGGRDADARERARRWYGDALTDSDEGTSSSTPIVGNTATAVADGLGASGRLTAITLEFGTQPGPEVLLALCADNWLHRHRPPAEAVRSGLKRLIREAFCPAEDARWREQVLQRAREVFDQALTGLADAKHTEHG, encoded by the coding sequence ATGGCCGACACCTTTCCCCCCGACTACGCCCGGGCCAGGGCCGCCTTCCTGGCCGCCGCCGAGGAGGCGGGCGCGCGCCGGAGGACCTTCACGCTGCCGGGGCACCTCGGGCCCGACGGCGGCGCCCTCCACGTGGACACCGCCGTTCTGGGTCCGCGGGACCCGGCGAAGCTCCTGGTGACGGTCTCCGGGACGCATGGCATCGAGGGCTTCTGCGGCTCCGCCTGCCAGACCGGCGTACTGCTGCGGGAGGGTGTGGCGAAGGACGCGGCCGGTGCCGGCACCGGTGTGCTGCTCGTCCACGCCCTCAACCCGTACGGCTTCGCCCATCTGCGGCGCGTCAACGAGGACAACATCGACCTCAACCGGAACTTCGTCGACCACGGGGCCCCGCCGCACAACGACGCGTACGACGCCGTGCACCGCACACTGGTGCCGGACGAGGCCGCCGCCTTCGCACCCGGCGAGCTCGTCGCGGATCTCACCGCGCTCCGCGACCGGCTCGGCCCCCAGCGGCTCCAACAGGCCGTGACCCGCGGCCAGTACCGCCACCCCGACGGCCTGTTCTACGGCGGAGACGCACCGGCCTGGTCCCGGCGGGTGTTCGAGACCGTGGTCGCCGAGCAGATCGCGGGCGCCGGGCACGTCGCCTACGTCGACCTGCACACCGGGCTCGGCGAGCGCGGTGCCGGCGAACCCATCTTCCGCGGCGGCCGCGACGCGGATGCCCGTGAGCGGGCCCGCCGCTGGTACGGCGACGCGCTCACCGACTCCGACGAGGGCACCTCCTCCTCCACGCCGATCGTGGGCAACACGGCGACCGCGGTGGCGGACGGCCTCGGTGCGAGCGGCCGGCTGACCGCGATCACCCTGGAGTTCGGCACCCAGCCGGGTCCCGAGGTGCTGCTCGCGCTGTGCGCCGACAACTGGCTGCACCGGCACCGGCCCCCCGCCGAGGCGGTCCGCTCCGGCCTCAAGCGGCTGATCCGCGAGGCCTTCTGCCCGGCGGAGGACGCCCGTTGGCGCGAACAGGTCCTCCAGCGGGCCCGCGAGGTCTTCGACCAGGCCCTCACCGGTCTCGCCGACGCCAAGCACACCGAGCACGGCTGA
- a CDS encoding EF-hand domain-containing protein: MADIEEARKQFERIDTDGDGFITAAEFKTALAQGGDWNVTESVAEAIIATRDLNGDKVLSFDEFWIHLNK, encoded by the coding sequence GTGGCCGACATCGAGGAAGCACGCAAGCAGTTCGAGCGGATCGATACGGACGGTGACGGGTTCATCACCGCGGCCGAGTTCAAGACCGCTCTCGCCCAGGGGGGCGACTGGAACGTCACCGAGTCGGTGGCGGAGGCGATCATCGCCACCCGTGACCTCAACGGCGACAAGGTCCTCTCGTTCGACGAGTTCTGGATCCACCTGAACAAGTGA